In Triticum urartu cultivar G1812 chromosome 6, Tu2.1, whole genome shotgun sequence, the following proteins share a genomic window:
- the LOC125515143 gene encoding disease resistance protein RGA5-like, giving the protein MSAPVVSATMGAMNPLIGKLAALMGDEYKKLTGVRRQASFLKDELSTMKALLEKLELMDELDPLAKNWRDHVREMSYDMENCIDDFMRDLGGVDAKTDFIKKTVKRLKTLRKRHRIADWMEELKAIALQANERRMRYKIYDCANSTTDVVPIDTRMLAIYKQAAGLVGIDGPKKKLVSWLTDTQKKVKVVAIVGFGGLDKTTLAKQVYDTIGGQFSCTIFLSVSQRPDMSSLLGGLLSKLEMKEKLTHAHDVQDIVGRLREYLTHKSYLFLF; this is encoded by the exons ATGTCTGCACCGGTGGTCAGCGCCACCATGGGGGCGATGAACCCCCTCATCGGCAAGCTCGCCGCACTGATGGGTGACGAGTACAAGAAGCTCACAGGGGTGAGGAGACAGGCCTCATTCCTCAAGGATGAGCTCAGCACCATGAAAGCCCTCCTTGAGAAGCTTGAGCTTATGGACGAACTGGATCCCTTGGCCAAGAACTGGAGGGATCATGTGAGGGAGATGTCCTACGACATGGAGAATTGCATTGATGACTTCATGCGAGACCTTGGAGGTGTCGATGCCAAAACAGACTTTATCAAGAAGACGGTTAAACGTCTCAAGACGTTGCGGAAGCGTCATCGTATTGCTGATTGGATGGAAGAGCTCAAGGCCATTGCTTTGCAAGCAAATGAACGACGTATGAG GTACAAGATTTATGATTGTGCCAATTCTACCACTGATGTCGTTCCCATCGATACTCGGATGTTGGCGATCTACAAGCAGGCAGCCGGGCTTGTGGGAATTGATGGCCCAAAGAAAAAGCTTGTGAGTTGGTTGACAGATACTCAGAAAAAAGTCAAGGTGGTGGCTATTGTTGGATTTGGAGGTCTCGATAAAACTACACTTGCCAAACAAGTATATGATACGATCGGAGGGCAATTCAGCTGTACAATATTTTTATCAGTTTCTCAAAGACCTGATATGTCAAGCCTCCTCGGTGGTCTCCTATCGAAGCTTGAGATGAAAGAGAAGTTAACTCACGCTCACGATGTGCAAGACATCGTTGGTCGTCTTAGAGAATATCTCACACATAAGAGCTACTTATTTTTGTTCTGA